A genome region from Hymenobacter tibetensis includes the following:
- a CDS encoding DUF6702 family protein → MLRKLLVLPVLLAATLTAWAHAYHASIMDVRYNAQKQQLEIALKVFTDDFEKALSTGRPAAISLDQSPKPLVTQLTTDLLRKSLAFGTKPGEMLPLQLLGMQKESDAHWLYCTVKLAKPTTSLTLRHSLLLLTFPDQMNIVNVEAGGKKQSTLFRDGEEEQRISW, encoded by the coding sequence ATGCTTCGCAAACTGCTCGTACTTCCTGTGCTGCTAGCTGCTACGCTCACCGCGTGGGCGCACGCCTATCACGCCAGCATTATGGATGTGCGCTACAACGCACAAAAGCAGCAACTTGAAATTGCGCTCAAAGTCTTCACCGATGACTTCGAGAAGGCCCTTTCCACGGGTCGTCCTGCAGCTATCAGCCTCGACCAGTCGCCGAAGCCGCTGGTAACCCAGCTCACTACGGACTTGTTGCGTAAGTCCTTAGCCTTCGGGACCAAGCCCGGCGAAATGCTTCCCTTGCAGTTGCTAGGCATGCAAAAGGAGAGTGATGCGCATTGGCTCTACTGCACTGTGAAGCTCGCCAAACCAACGACTAGCCTCACCCTGCGGCATTCCCTGTTGCTTCTCACCTTCCCCGATCAGATGAACATTGTGAACGTGGAAGCCGGAGGCAAGAAGCAAAGCACGCTGTTTCGTGACGGCGAAGAGGAACAGCGCATTAGCTGGTAA
- the rseP gene encoding RIP metalloprotease RseP, with the protein METLIMVGNLLLGLSLLVGLHEFGHFAAAKYFKIRVDKFYIFFDFLFPLPNVLNFALLKKKVGETEYGIGWFPLGGYVAIHGMIDETQDAEALAAEPQPDEFRAKPAWQRLIVMLGGIIMNVLTGIVVFTLLTFIQGESYLPASEARFGVVPNGLGREIGFRTGDKIVKINGRPFTEFDEVRSPDFLLGDNSYYTVERDGKLLDLNLPSRFMDKLTANGDSLFIAPRLPFVVGRVVAGQPAADAGLKPGDKLVRIADRPVQYFDELQAALLAQAGKPTAVGIVRNGQPQTLTVKVTSAGKMGFEPKPLLHYSTRHYGFVESIPLGIKNAFGIIAVQAKAIGKIFKGQASAVDSLGGPVEIAQQYGGQWDWLRFWVLTGSLSMVLAFMNLLPIPALDGGHVLFLLYEMIAGRKPSDKFLENAQKVGTLMIMALMIFVLFKPLIKVFLK; encoded by the coding sequence TTGGAAACCCTTATCATGGTCGGCAACTTGTTGCTGGGCCTTTCTCTTCTAGTTGGTCTGCACGAGTTCGGACACTTTGCGGCGGCCAAGTACTTCAAGATTCGCGTCGATAAGTTTTACATCTTTTTCGATTTTCTATTTCCGCTGCCCAATGTTCTCAACTTCGCGCTGCTCAAGAAAAAAGTAGGCGAGACGGAGTATGGTATCGGCTGGTTTCCATTGGGCGGCTACGTCGCCATCCATGGCATGATTGACGAAACCCAGGACGCTGAAGCACTGGCCGCCGAGCCGCAGCCCGATGAGTTCCGCGCCAAGCCAGCCTGGCAGCGCCTGATTGTGATGCTCGGAGGTATTATCATGAACGTCCTGACCGGCATCGTGGTCTTTACACTGCTTACTTTCATCCAAGGCGAGAGTTACCTGCCTGCTTCTGAAGCTCGCTTTGGGGTAGTACCCAATGGCCTGGGCCGGGAAATTGGCTTCCGCACCGGCGACAAAATTGTGAAAATCAACGGGCGCCCTTTCACTGAGTTCGATGAAGTCCGCTCCCCTGATTTTCTGCTCGGCGATAACAGCTACTACACCGTAGAGCGCGATGGCAAACTGCTAGACCTGAACTTGCCTTCTCGGTTCATGGACAAGCTTACCGCCAATGGCGACAGTCTGTTCATTGCGCCTCGGTTGCCTTTCGTGGTAGGCCGCGTAGTAGCCGGACAGCCAGCCGCCGATGCCGGCCTCAAGCCAGGTGACAAGCTAGTACGCATTGCCGACCGACCCGTGCAGTATTTCGATGAGTTGCAGGCGGCACTGTTGGCGCAAGCTGGCAAACCTACCGCTGTAGGCATCGTGCGCAATGGGCAGCCTCAAACATTGACCGTGAAAGTAACGTCGGCGGGCAAAATGGGCTTCGAGCCCAAGCCACTGCTGCATTACAGCACGCGCCACTATGGCTTCGTAGAGTCGATACCCTTGGGCATAAAAAATGCTTTTGGCATTATTGCCGTGCAAGCAAAGGCTATTGGCAAGATATTCAAAGGTCAGGCTTCAGCCGTTGATTCGTTGGGTGGCCCGGTTGAAATTGCGCAGCAGTATGGCGGGCAATGGGATTGGCTGCGTTTCTGGGTGCTTACTGGTTCGCTTTCCATGGTGCTGGCCTTCATGAATCTGCTTCCTATTCCGGCGCTCGACGGCGGGCACGTGCTGTTCCTGCTCTACGAAATGATTGCCGGTCGGAAGCCGTCCGATAAGTTTCTGGAAAACGCGCAGAAAGTCGGCACGCTAATGATCATGGCCCTCATGATATTCGTGCTTTTCAAGCCCCTGATCAAAGTATTTCTGAAGTAG
- a CDS encoding OmpA family protein — translation MSRLFRTFLLLLFLGLPVAGWAQQSSPAPLRQRKLTARAPRQLRLRSDATPTFPNINRIPYYENKKELRAIQKAEKRRDLNQARTLLGAYVHQFGIENFARNTSMLWRLAQLWEKAGKEDIAKAYFRLALKHHRQDVQQVQLYYDSLEQKTADLYVPLKTYYDLVEYRKGIVAFRPPKGVYTNMGDAINSKAEDYGPTLNSTAGMMLFSSKRKMRGIHGVVDEDLYVSRKEGELWSEAEPLPKPINSLYNEGSACFTKDGKTIYFARCECPSCHGNCDLFTSTFKDGQWTVPKSLGAQVNSTAWDSQPTLSLNEDTLYFASDRLGGFGLSDIWYTYKNKNNQWAAAENLGPVVNTRESEVSPFYHPLYNVLYFSSRGQLLNYGDFDIYKTYRVRSRWQEPKNIGPLVNGKGSEYYFTIDSDSQNLYYARSEEKDMKNLDLYSFPLPMEAQPLSTTHIEGSLVDSVSQKPLNGIVTIIDTDNGIEVAAKYLRPDGSFDFDLIEGSHYVMLIQSPDFFSVEKNFELKGDTVMKLMTNSIDYGLPLIFKNIEFDQDKSNIRASMHPVLDRIALFMVDHPAFRLSISGHTDSKGDADFNEKLSQDRAAAIRRYIEQKGKLQPNRIEDMGYGSSQPLRPEVTAEDAKTNRRVEFRLIKPDDGKKNTDAADWK, via the coding sequence ACGGCTCGCGCGCCTCGGCAACTGCGGTTACGCTCCGATGCAACTCCCACTTTTCCGAACATCAACCGGATTCCTTACTACGAAAATAAAAAAGAGCTGAGGGCCATTCAAAAGGCCGAAAAGAGGCGTGACTTGAACCAAGCCCGCACGTTGCTTGGCGCATATGTGCACCAGTTTGGCATCGAGAACTTTGCTCGTAATACCTCTATGCTGTGGCGCTTGGCGCAACTTTGGGAAAAGGCTGGCAAAGAGGATATAGCGAAAGCATACTTCCGCTTAGCGCTGAAGCACCACCGCCAAGATGTGCAGCAGGTCCAACTCTACTACGACTCTTTAGAGCAGAAAACGGCCGACCTCTACGTGCCGCTGAAAACGTACTACGATTTGGTGGAGTACCGAAAAGGCATCGTGGCCTTTCGGCCGCCCAAAGGCGTGTATACCAACATGGGCGACGCCATCAACTCCAAGGCCGAAGACTACGGCCCCACTCTGAATTCGACGGCCGGCATGATGCTGTTTTCTTCGAAGCGCAAAATGCGCGGCATTCATGGTGTAGTGGACGAAGATTTGTACGTGTCGCGCAAAGAAGGCGAGTTGTGGTCGGAAGCCGAACCCCTGCCGAAACCCATTAACTCGCTCTACAATGAAGGATCTGCCTGCTTCACTAAAGACGGCAAGACCATCTACTTTGCCCGCTGCGAGTGCCCTAGCTGCCACGGCAACTGCGACCTGTTTACCTCTACCTTCAAAGATGGGCAATGGACCGTACCCAAAAGCCTTGGAGCACAAGTAAACTCGACGGCTTGGGACTCGCAGCCCACACTTTCTTTGAACGAGGACACGTTATACTTCGCCTCCGACCGGCTCGGAGGCTTTGGCCTCTCCGACATTTGGTACACCTACAAAAACAAAAACAACCAGTGGGCGGCGGCCGAAAACTTAGGCCCGGTGGTGAACACCCGGGAAAGTGAGGTAAGCCCTTTCTACCATCCGCTCTACAATGTGCTCTACTTTTCGTCGCGCGGGCAGTTGCTCAACTACGGTGATTTCGACATCTACAAAACGTACCGCGTCCGGAGCCGCTGGCAAGAGCCCAAGAACATTGGGCCGCTAGTAAATGGCAAAGGATCGGAATACTACTTTACCATCGATTCCGACTCGCAGAACCTGTATTATGCGCGCTCCGAGGAAAAGGACATGAAAAACCTGGACCTCTACTCCTTTCCACTACCCATGGAAGCGCAGCCGCTTTCCACTACACACATCGAAGGCTCGCTCGTTGACTCCGTGTCGCAGAAGCCGCTAAACGGCATCGTTACCATCATCGACACCGACAACGGGATTGAAGTAGCCGCAAAATACCTCCGCCCGGACGGCTCATTTGACTTCGATTTGATTGAAGGCTCGCACTACGTTATGCTGATTCAAAGTCCTGATTTTTTCAGCGTTGAAAAGAACTTCGAGTTGAAGGGAGACACCGTGATGAAGCTCATGACGAATTCCATCGACTACGGCCTACCCCTGATTTTCAAAAACATCGAGTTCGACCAAGACAAGTCCAACATCCGGGCGTCCATGCATCCCGTCCTCGACCGCATTGCATTGTTTATGGTCGACCATCCGGCCTTCCGCCTCAGCATTTCAGGCCACACCGACTCCAAAGGCGATGCTGACTTCAACGAAAAGCTTTCCCAGGACCGCGCAGCAGCCATCCGGCGCTACATCGAGCAGAAAGGGAAATTGCAGCCAAACCGCATCGAGGATATGGGTTATGGTAGTTCTCAGCCGCTGCGCCCAGAGGTTACGGCAGAAGATGCTAAAACCAACCGCCGCGTAGAGTTCCGGCTAATTAAGCCCGACGATGGCAAGAAGAACACCGACGCAGCCGACTGGAAATAG
- a CDS encoding 1-deoxy-D-xylulose-5-phosphate reductoisomerase, protein MSSVLSKRVALLGSTGSIGTQALDVIRAHPTRFTVVALSAHSNANLLIEQAREFRPAAVVIGDEAKYTLVKAALAGQPETEVLAGVAALTEVAGRPASDIVLTAMVGYAGLLPTVAAIRAGKDVALANKETLVVAGQLVTRLVKEYGVGLYPVDSEHSAIFQCLVGEERNPIEKIILTASGGPFRGRTRSELASVTKAQALKHPNWDMGAKITIDSASLMNKGLEVIEAKWLFGLRDDQIDVVVHPQSIIHSLVQFEDGSLKAQLGLPDMKLPIQYALGYPHRLPASFPRFSFLDYPQLTFEQPDKTAFRNLALAFDAMGRAGNAPCVLNAANEIAVAAFLRDEVGFLEMSELVEDCLSRVSYLAEPSLDDYVQTDKEARRIAQERLARY, encoded by the coding sequence ATGTCCTCAGTTCTTTCCAAACGCGTTGCCCTGCTTGGTTCCACTGGTTCCATCGGTACGCAGGCCCTCGACGTAATTCGTGCCCATCCGACTCGCTTCACTGTTGTTGCCCTTTCGGCACACTCCAACGCCAACCTGCTTATCGAGCAGGCCCGTGAGTTTCGGCCAGCGGCGGTTGTCATCGGCGACGAAGCAAAATACACCCTCGTAAAAGCGGCCCTAGCTGGTCAGCCGGAAACGGAAGTGTTAGCTGGTGTTGCGGCCCTCACGGAAGTTGCCGGCCGGCCAGCATCTGATATTGTGCTAACGGCCATGGTGGGATACGCTGGGCTGCTGCCTACCGTAGCTGCCATCCGAGCCGGTAAAGACGTAGCCCTAGCCAACAAAGAGACATTAGTAGTGGCCGGACAGCTGGTTACGCGGCTAGTGAAAGAATACGGGGTAGGGTTATACCCCGTAGATTCCGAACATTCTGCCATCTTCCAATGCCTGGTAGGAGAGGAGCGCAACCCAATCGAGAAAATTATTCTTACGGCTTCGGGTGGTCCGTTCCGCGGACGGACTCGTTCTGAGCTGGCTTCCGTCACGAAGGCGCAGGCGCTTAAGCATCCTAACTGGGATATGGGGGCCAAAATCACCATTGATTCCGCTTCCTTGATGAACAAGGGACTAGAGGTGATTGAAGCCAAGTGGTTGTTTGGCCTTCGCGACGACCAGATTGATGTGGTAGTACATCCGCAGAGCATCATTCATTCCCTGGTTCAATTTGAAGATGGGTCATTGAAAGCCCAACTGGGCCTGCCCGACATGAAGCTGCCCATCCAGTACGCGCTGGGGTATCCGCACCGGTTGCCGGCCAGCTTCCCCCGCTTCTCTTTCCTCGACTACCCGCAACTAACCTTCGAGCAACCCGACAAAACGGCTTTCCGCAACCTCGCGCTTGCCTTCGATGCCATGGGCCGGGCTGGCAACGCGCCTTGCGTGCTGAATGCAGCCAACGAAATAGCCGTAGCCGCTTTCTTGCGCGATGAAGTGGGGTTTCTAGAAATGTCGGAACTGGTGGAAGATTGCCTTTCGCGCGTTTCGTACCTTGCAGAACCGTCGCTCGACGACTATGTGCAGACTGACAAGGAGGCACGCCGAATAGCACAAGAACGACTGGCGCGGTATTAG
- a CDS encoding 3-oxoacyl-ACP synthase: MFYLSADYDPFLTMTLPASTDTIKILLHAACATFVTQRIEAAQAAMLTAQESANSETKSSAGDKYETGRAMAQEERNRNAVQLQQALQLQGELARINPELPSDAVRPGALVQTSMGYFYVSISAGKLTVEGHDYFAVSAAAPVAAALAGKRSGEEAIFNGKAVRILGVQ; encoded by the coding sequence ATGTTCTACCTTAGCGCAGACTACGACCCGTTTCTGACCATGACATTACCTGCCTCTACTGATACAATCAAAATTTTGCTCCATGCTGCCTGCGCTACCTTCGTAACGCAACGTATTGAAGCCGCGCAGGCAGCCATGCTGACGGCGCAGGAATCTGCCAACTCCGAAACCAAAAGCAGCGCTGGCGACAAATACGAAACGGGCCGCGCCATGGCTCAGGAGGAACGCAACCGCAACGCCGTACAGCTTCAGCAGGCCTTGCAGCTTCAGGGAGAACTAGCCCGCATCAACCCCGAACTGCCTTCGGACGCAGTGCGCCCTGGGGCGTTGGTACAAACTAGTATGGGATATTTCTACGTCAGCATCAGTGCCGGAAAGCTAACTGTGGAAGGCCATGACTATTTTGCCGTGTCGGCGGCGGCGCCAGTGGCAGCGGCGCTGGCTGGTAAGCGCAGTGGGGAGGAGGCTATCTTCAATGGTAAAGCAGTACGTATCCTTGGTGTACAGTAA